The segment TCGCCGAGTTTGTGCGCGAGAGAGTAGGTAAGCATGGTCAATCCACCCTTCGAGGCGGAGTAGGTCGGCCAGTTCCCGTTTCCGAACAATCCTGCGATGCTGGAGATGTTGATGATGGACCCAGCACCGTTAGCTGCCATCCGCTTTCCGGCAATCTGCGACCCGAAGTACGCACCCTTGAGATTGATATCCATCATCTGTTGGAACTCATCCTCGGTGACGTCAAAGAACTCCTCGGCGTGCCAGATGCCGGCGTTGTTCACCATCACGTCGACGCCCCCGAACTCGTCGGTCGCCTCGACCACACTCTCCAGATCCGCCCGATCGGTGACGTCACAGTCGACGAACACCGACGACGCGTCGGTCGTTTCTTCGATCGCCTCGTGAGTCGGTTGGCCTCCTTCCTTCGGCTCCTCACGAACGTCGGCAACGACGATTGCGTCGGCGCCCTGCTCTGCGAATCCAAGCGCGATTCCGCGACCGATACCCGAACTTCCGCCAGTGACGACCGCGATACGGTCATCGAGGAGTGACATGACTCTAATACCTCACAAAGAATAAACACGTCATCAGATTTAAATCCGTAGGATGTCCCAATCCGTATCAACCATACAGAGCTATCAGACTGAAGCGATCGGCGGTAGTTTGAATTCCCCATTGTTGGGGATCTCTAAAGCGTCCTGCGTGACGCGCTCAATGCGGACCCGGACGTCCTCTGTAGTGGAGATATTTCTCGTTCGCTCCGTCAAATCAGCGGCTGCGCCGTTGAACGGTAGTCCGTTGAGGCACCAACTCATCTGCGGGCCTCGGTACACAGCAACGTCCTTCGGGGTCGGTAGCTATTGCCGACGGTGCACCGAACTCCAAGAGATAGCGGATGAGAGTGGTACGCCGTGGCCAGAGTAGCGAGAGCGACCCCGACGTTAATCAGTTAGGTGATGCAATCACTCACCAATGGCCAATGTGAGGCGGCTCGTGCTGGATCTGTTGAAACCGCATGAGCCAGACGTCGTCACGTTCGCTGAATCGGTCGCCGGCTGCGACGGTGTTGCCGGTGTAAACGTCGTCTTGATGGAAACTGACAAGGAGGTTCAAAATGTGAAGCTGACTATCGAAGGAGATTCCATTCCAGTCGACGCCGTCCACGACACCGTTGAGGACCTCGGCGGAACAGTGCATTCTATCGACGAGGTGGTCTGCGGGGAGTTCATTGTCGAAGAAAGCAAAACGCCGCAGGATTGAGCACATCATGGTCTCCCGTCTGAAACGCCTGCTGAGAGCGCTGGAGCGCGATGACGTTCGCTCCATCTCGCGGCGATATTTCATCTCGAACGGCTTCGACGGCGCACTCACCAGCGTCGGCGTCGCTGTCGGCTCGTATCTCTCGGGCGTCCCCGACGGACTGACCGTCTTCAAGATCGGTATGGGTGCCGCGATCGGGCTGGGCACGTCCGGGGTCTGGAGCGTCTGGGAGATCGAGCGCGCGGAGAAACGAGCCGAACTCAAACGTATCGAACACGCCATGTTGACCGACCTCGACGAGACACGGATTCAGCGCCAAAAGGCCGGCGCCCGTCAGGTGAACGCGCTGATGAGCGGTATCGGTCCGGTCATCGGGGTCGTGTTCCCGATGACTCCGTTCCTCTTCGAGGAATCGCTCTTGAGCATGCGCGGGGCCACGTTAATCTCCATCGGCGTCGCCGTCTCCATTCTCTTCGTGTTCGGTGCGTACCTCGCCGACATCTCCGAACAGAACTGGATCGTGGCCGGTGCCCGAATGGGTCTAGCTGGCATCGTCGTCGCGTTGCTGAACATCATCCTGCCTGGGTAATATGACCTGGCACGACCGCCCTCTCGATGTCGTATTCGAGAACGTGGACAGCGATGCTGACGGCCTCTCGACCGAGGAGGCTCGGCGGCGGTTCGAGGAGTTCGGCGCTAACGAAATCACGAGCGAGGAAGGTCGGGGAGCCCTCGAGGTCCTCGTCTCGCAGTTCACCAGCGGTCTGGTGCTCGTCCTCGTGGGCGCCGCGGTACTCTCGGTTGCCGTCGGACACGTCGTCGACGCCGTCCTCATCACGGTTATCCTGCTCGCCAACGGCATCTTCGGGTTCGTTCAGGAGTACCGCGCCGAACGGAGCCTCGAGGCACTTCGGGAACTGGCCGCCCCGAGCGTGATGGTCTACCGGGACGGAGCGCGACAGGATGTTGATATCAGCGAGGTCGTTCCCGGGGACGTGCTGGTACTCGAACAGGGTGACGCGGTCCCGGCAGATGCTCGGATCGCAGAGTCGGCGAGCCTGCAGGTCGACGAGGCACCCCTGACCGGCGAGAGCGTTCCCGTCGAGAAATCCTCGGAGGAACTCGACAGTGAGACGCCGCTGGCCGAGCGCGAGAACATGGTCTACCGGGGCACGACCGTCACTCGCGGCCGGGGCGAAGCGGTCGTCGTCGAGACCGGCATGGACACGGAGATGGGGACCATCGCGACCGAACTGTCGGAGGCCGAGACGCGCCAGACGCCGCTCCAGCGCGACTTGGACCGCCTCGGCCGACGGATCGGAATCGGCGTTCTCGTCCTCTCGGCGCTCGTGATCCCCTTCTTGGTGTTTCGCGGTACCGCACTGCTATCTGCGGCACTGACGGCCATCTCGCTCGCCGTTGCCGCCATCCCCGAGGGCTTGCCGGCAGTCGTCACGCTGACGCTGGCGCTGGGCGTCCAGCAGATGGCCGACGAGAACGCGCTCGTCCGGACCCTTCCGTCCGTCGAGTCACTCGGCTCGGTGGACGTCGTATGCACAGACAAGACCGGGACGCTCACCGAGGGGAAGATGCGCGTTGCTCGCCTCTGGGTCCACGACGAGGTGATCGATGATGCGTTCGACCCCGAAGACGACCGCGTCGGAACCCTGCTCCGAGTCGGGGCGCTGTGCAACGACGCCGATGACGAGCGCGGCGAACCGACCGAGCAGGCCCTGCGTCAGGCCGCCATCGACGCGGGTATCGATGTCGACGCGCTCCGGAACGACACTCCCCGCGAGGGCGAAGTTCCCTTCTCGTCGGACCGCAAGCGGATGGCGACCGTTCACGCCGACCGCATCCGCGTCAAAGGCGCTCCCGAAGTTGTCCTGGAGCGGTCGACACGCGTCTTGACCGCCGACGGCGTCGCCGAGTTGGATGAAGCGACTCGAAATCGGATTCGAGAGCAGGTCGAAACGTTCGCCGACAGCGCACTGCGCGTCCTCGCGTTCGCCGACAAGCCGACCGACGACGGTGGCGACCCCGAGGAGAACCTGGTGTTCGTCGGTCTCCAGGGACTCATCGACCCGGCCCGACCCGAGGTCGCAGACGCGATCACCGAAACCCACCTCGCGGGTATCGACGTGAAGATGATCACGGGCGACAATCGCCGAACTGCGCAGGCCATCGGACGCGAGGTCGGCATCGAGTCCGACGTCTTGACCGGTCCCGAGTTGGATGCGATGGACGACGCCGAACTGCGCGAGCGTGTCGAAGATGTGGATATCTACGCTCGGGCGACGCCCAGTCACAAGGTGCGCATTCTGCGCGCGCTGCAAGACGATGGGCGGACGGTCGCGATGACGGGCGACGGCGTCAATGACGCACCCGCACTCAAGAACGCCGACGTCGGCATCGCCATGGGCGTTCGGGGCACGGACGTCGCCAAGCAGGCCAGCGACATCATTCTCCTCGACGACAACTACGCGACCATCAAGAACGCCATCCGACGCGGGCGCACCATCTTCGATAACGTGTGGAAGTTCGTCGCCTACCTCCTGTCGGCCAACCTCGCGGAGGTACTGCTCGTTTTCGTCGCGTCCCTCTTTGGCTACCTCATCCTCCCCGCTGTCCAGTTGCTCTGGATCAACCTGCTAACCGATGGGCTCCCGGCACTCGCGCTCGGGGCCGACGCCGAGTCCAGCGACGTGATGCGTCGGGAACCCCGTGCGTCCACTGATGGTATCATCGACCGACCGATGACGACGCTTATGGGCGGCGTCGGTCTGACGACCACCGTCGTCCTCCTCGGCGTGATGTTCCTCACGCTACGCGGGGCGCCTGAGGTGACACCGTACGTCATGACGATGGTGTTCACCGGGTTCGTCGTCTTCGAGTTCGTCAAACTGTACGTGGTTCGCTGGTCCCGGGGGACGCCGCCGCTCACGAACCGCTGGCTAGCGGGTGCTGTCAGTGCATCGTTCGTGCTCCATCTGTCGGTACTGTACACGCCACTGAACCAGTACTTCGGGACGGTTCCGCTAGGTATCGACGATTGGGGACGCCTCCTCGCGGCACTCGCCGTCGCCGTCCCCGGATTTCTCGGCGTCGCGTGGTACGTCCGGCGGTCGACCCGCGAACACTGGACCACGCAGAACCGAACAGGCGACGAGCCACGCCGCGGAACGGATGACGAACGGCCGAGTGGAACGACAGAACGCGACCGAGATGTTCGGTGAACTCTGTTCGTACTCGGCCTTGCCTTCCTCATGTTCGGTGCGGACCGCGCCGTGACGTCAGCGGGCATCTCGCGCTCTTCGACGGCGTCTCGCCGTTTTTCATCGTCGTGACCCTCATTCGGTCAGCACGTCCGGCCCGGAGATGGTCACGTCGGTCTACGCCGCGTCGCACGGTGCAAGTGACCTCGTCGTGGGTTTCGTCGCAGATACGTGCGCTCGGATTTGATGATGGAAGCAGAGTCAATGCTGGATATGGAACCCGTATACCGCAACGAGATATCTGCGACCCCGAATCCTGCTACCGACCGCTGCGATTAGTTCCGGTCCTAATCGAAATATCGCCATTTCACGGTTGAACCGTACGATCCGTCCCTCTCGGCGATATCATGCTCCCTCGATCGGTGACTCGACGCGCAGGGTCAAGAGGTATGGTCCCTCCCGAACCAGGTGTGGTATGAGCGACCGTGACAATCGGATCGAACCGTTCTCCCCTCGTCGTCGGGGAACGGTCGATTATATGCGCACGGCGGGGCGTCGGAGCAACGTTCACGGCCTCGTCGAGGTCGACGTCACCGAGGCGAGGGCACGTATCAGGACCGCCGAGGAGGAGACGGGAGAGCAACTGTCGTTCACCGCCTTCGTCGTGTGCTGTCTCGCACGGGCTCTCGGAGACCATCCCCGTATCAACGCGTATCGCGATTGGCGTGGTCGGGTCCACGTGTTCGATGACGTCGATGTGAACGTGCTCGTCGAGACAACAGTTGGTGGCGAGCGAATCGGCGTTCCCCACCTCATAAGAGGGGCACACGAACGGTCCTTTCGGTCCATCCACGACGAGATACGAACCGCTCAAGAGTCCCCGGACCCGACGGCCCTCTCGCGTCTGGAGTCGATGGCGCTCCGACTTCCCGGATTCGTCCGGCGGCTCGTCTGGCGGCTTCCGCAGTGGTTTCCTCGGCGGTGGAAGGACATGGCGGGTACCGTCGCAGTCAGTTCGGTGGGGATGTTCGGCCGGGGGGGCGGATGGGCAGTCAGTCCGACGAACTACACCTTGCAGGTGACCGTCGGGGGTATCAGTAGGAGGCCGAGACTCATCGACGGAGAACTCACCACCCGTGAGTTCCTCGCTCTCACGGTGACATTCGATCACGACGTCGTCGACGGTGCACCCGCTGCGCGGTTCGTTCAACGGTTGAGTGACCTCCTAGAGGACGCTCACGGAATATCGACAGTGGACGAGCGGTGACAAGACAGTGCTGAGGAGAGGTCTCATCAACGGTCCGAACACCTCCCCGACCCATCGTCCGGGCCTCCTCGCTCACCGCGTCGAAGGATTCGTCGCAGTCGTATCCGTTCGTCGCAGGGTCAGGCTGGTCTCCTTCGGCCGTGTTCGAGGTGGAATCGCTCATGTGGTGGTTCGTCTATCGAGAGAGGGTGTACCGTTCGAACGCTGTGTCACTGCATTCAGTGTGTCTTACTGCCTGATTTCTGGCATCGAGCTGGAGTTCACATCGACTCGAGCACGCGCTCGAATCGTTCTGAGACGTCCTCTGCGATCGTATCGAGGTCTGGGTTGTCGGTTATTCCGACGAGTTGGCCAGGGTCGACTGCGCTCACCACGACCGAACCATCCTCGTCCTCGTAGACGACGACGTTGCACGGGAGGAGCACCCCGAGTTCGATCTCCTCTTCCAGACCCTGGTACGCCAGCTGCGGATTACACGCGC is part of the Halogeometricum sp. S1BR25-6 genome and harbors:
- a CDS encoding SDR family oxidoreductase, whose protein sequence is MSLLDDRIAVVTGGSSGIGRGIALGFAEQGADAIVVADVREEPKEGGQPTHEAIEETTDASSVFVDCDVTDRADLESVVEATDEFGGVDVMVNNAGIWHAEEFFDVTEDEFQQMMDINLKGAYFGSQIAGKRMAANGAGSIINISSIAGLFGNGNWPTYSASKGGLTMLTYSLAHKLGEHGIRVNAIHPGGIETMIGGEATDPEAAAAQAEQFTQMVPLGRYGQPEDIAGAATFLASDLASYVTGESLVVDGGWTSWR
- a CDS encoding DUF211 domain-containing protein; amino-acid sequence: MANVRRLVLDLLKPHEPDVVTFAESVAGCDGVAGVNVVLMETDKEVQNVKLTIEGDSIPVDAVHDTVEDLGGTVHSIDEVVCGEFIVEESKTPQD
- a CDS encoding VIT1/CCC1 transporter family protein, translated to MVSRLKRLLRALERDDVRSISRRYFISNGFDGALTSVGVAVGSYLSGVPDGLTVFKIGMGAAIGLGTSGVWSVWEIERAEKRAELKRIEHAMLTDLDETRIQRQKAGARQVNALMSGIGPVIGVVFPMTPFLFEESLLSMRGATLISIGVAVSILFVFGAYLADISEQNWIVAGARMGLAGIVVALLNIILPG
- a CDS encoding cation-translocating P-type ATPase encodes the protein MTWHDRPLDVVFENVDSDADGLSTEEARRRFEEFGANEITSEEGRGALEVLVSQFTSGLVLVLVGAAVLSVAVGHVVDAVLITVILLANGIFGFVQEYRAERSLEALRELAAPSVMVYRDGARQDVDISEVVPGDVLVLEQGDAVPADARIAESASLQVDEAPLTGESVPVEKSSEELDSETPLAERENMVYRGTTVTRGRGEAVVVETGMDTEMGTIATELSEAETRQTPLQRDLDRLGRRIGIGVLVLSALVIPFLVFRGTALLSAALTAISLAVAAIPEGLPAVVTLTLALGVQQMADENALVRTLPSVESLGSVDVVCTDKTGTLTEGKMRVARLWVHDEVIDDAFDPEDDRVGTLLRVGALCNDADDERGEPTEQALRQAAIDAGIDVDALRNDTPREGEVPFSSDRKRMATVHADRIRVKGAPEVVLERSTRVLTADGVAELDEATRNRIREQVETFADSALRVLAFADKPTDDGGDPEENLVFVGLQGLIDPARPEVADAITETHLAGIDVKMITGDNRRTAQAIGREVGIESDVLTGPELDAMDDAELRERVEDVDIYARATPSHKVRILRALQDDGRTVAMTGDGVNDAPALKNADVGIAMGVRGTDVAKQASDIILLDDNYATIKNAIRRGRTIFDNVWKFVAYLLSANLAEVLLVFVASLFGYLILPAVQLLWINLLTDGLPALALGADAESSDVMRREPRASTDGIIDRPMTTLMGGVGLTTTVVLLGVMFLTLRGAPEVTPYVMTMVFTGFVVFEFVKLYVVRWSRGTPPLTNRWLAGAVSASFVLHLSVLYTPLNQYFGTVPLGIDDWGRLLAALAVAVPGFLGVAWYVRRSTREHWTTQNRTGDEPRRGTDDERPSGTTERDRDVR
- a CDS encoding 2-oxo acid dehydrogenase subunit E2, which gives rise to MSDRDNRIEPFSPRRRGTVDYMRTAGRRSNVHGLVEVDVTEARARIRTAEEETGEQLSFTAFVVCCLARALGDHPRINAYRDWRGRVHVFDDVDVNVLVETTVGGERIGVPHLIRGAHERSFRSIHDEIRTAQESPDPTALSRLESMALRLPGFVRRLVWRLPQWFPRRWKDMAGTVAVSSVGMFGRGGGWAVSPTNYTLQVTVGGISRRPRLIDGELTTREFLALTVTFDHDVVDGAPAARFVQRLSDLLEDAHGISTVDER
- a CDS encoding DUF302 domain-containing protein; this translates as MSYTTRKQVDGQFDEVVERAISALEDEGFGVLCDIDVQATFEKKLDEEFRQYRILGACNPQLAYQGLEEEIELGVLLPCNVVVYEDEDGSVVVSAVDPGQLVGITDNPDLDTIAEDVSERFERVLESM